The Granulicella sibirica genome has a segment encoding these proteins:
- the hpnJ gene encoding hopanoid biosynthesis associated radical SAM protein HpnJ has protein sequence MPLKTLFLNPPSFENFDGGASSRWPATREIESYWYPVWLAYPAGMLEGSKLLDAPPHHVSAAETIEIAKGYEFLVLFTSTVGWHGDHGLAEAIKRGNPTMKICFVGPPVTTDPDRALNECPVIDFVCRREFDFSVVEYANGKPLNEILGVSYKDASGVIQHNADRPQVEDLDAMPWATKVYAQNMDVTKYNVPFLLHPFISLYSTRGCPAQCTFCLWPQTLSGHAWRKRSTDDVAAEMAWAKQNFPHVKEFFFDDDTFNIQKARTVELCAKLKPLNITWSCTSRVTTDRETLKAMKEAGCRLLIVGFESGDPQILKNIKKGATVERARDFVKDCHDLGLIIHADFILGLPGETKESIRNTIEFAKQLDCETIQVSVAHAFPGTEFYDYAEKNGFITNDVMADTGGHQMAHIEYPGVPAEYVMEMVHRFYDEYYFRPKAAARVVWKAIVNRDVPRLYVEAKSFMKLRAQRNKASRKAKEENALKAQESVSMNA, from the coding sequence ATGCCTCTCAAAACGCTCTTTCTGAACCCGCCCTCCTTCGAGAACTTTGATGGTGGAGCCAGCTCCCGCTGGCCCGCTACACGCGAAATCGAGTCGTACTGGTATCCCGTCTGGCTCGCCTATCCCGCAGGAATGCTTGAAGGCTCGAAGCTCCTCGACGCGCCGCCACACCACGTCTCCGCCGCCGAGACCATCGAAATCGCGAAGGGCTACGAGTTCCTCGTACTCTTCACCTCGACCGTCGGCTGGCACGGCGACCACGGTCTTGCCGAAGCCATCAAGCGCGGCAACCCCACGATGAAGATCTGCTTTGTCGGACCCCCGGTGACCACTGACCCGGATCGCGCGCTCAACGAGTGCCCCGTCATCGACTTCGTCTGCCGCCGCGAGTTCGACTTCTCCGTCGTCGAGTATGCCAACGGAAAGCCGCTGAACGAGATCCTCGGCGTCAGCTACAAAGACGCCTCCGGCGTCATCCAGCACAACGCCGACCGTCCGCAGGTCGAAGACCTCGACGCGATGCCCTGGGCAACCAAGGTCTATGCACAGAACATGGACGTCACCAAGTACAACGTCCCGTTCCTCCTGCACCCCTTCATCTCGCTTTACTCCACTCGCGGCTGCCCTGCGCAGTGCACCTTCTGCCTCTGGCCCCAGACCCTCTCCGGCCACGCATGGCGCAAGCGCTCTACCGATGACGTCGCAGCCGAGATGGCATGGGCGAAGCAGAACTTCCCCCACGTCAAGGAGTTCTTCTTCGACGACGACACCTTCAACATCCAGAAGGCACGCACCGTCGAGCTCTGCGCGAAGCTCAAGCCGCTGAACATCACCTGGTCCTGCACCTCGCGCGTCACCACCGACCGCGAAACCCTCAAGGCCATGAAGGAAGCAGGCTGCCGCCTCCTCATCGTCGGCTTCGAGTCGGGCGACCCTCAGATCCTCAAGAACATCAAGAAGGGTGCCACCGTCGAGCGCGCGCGTGACTTCGTCAAGGATTGCCACGATCTCGGCCTCATCATCCACGCCGACTTCATCCTCGGCCTCCCTGGCGAGACGAAGGAATCGATCCGCAACACGATCGAGTTCGCCAAGCAGCTCGACTGCGAGACCATCCAGGTCTCCGTCGCGCACGCCTTCCCCGGAACCGAGTTCTACGACTACGCCGAGAAGAACGGCTTCATCACCAACGACGTCATGGCCGACACTGGCGGACACCAGATGGCGCACATCGAGTACCCCGGCGTGCCCGCTGAATACGTCATGGAGATGGTCCACCGCTTCTACGACGAATACTACTTCCGTCCCAAGGCCGCTGCCCGCGTCGTCTGGAAGGCCATCGTCAACCGCGATGTGCCCCGCCTGTACGTCGAGGCGAAGTCCTTCATGAAGCTTCGCGCCCAGCGCAACAAGGCTTCGCGCAAGGCCAAGGAAGAGAACGCGCTCAAGGCACAGGAATCCGTCAGCATGAATGCCTAA
- a CDS encoding aldo/keto reductase, which produces MQKRELGKSGLEVSALGFGCMGLSFGFGPATEKTEAIKVIRAAYEGGVTFFDTAEAYGPGTNEELVGEALAPFRDKVVIATKFGFQNGVPSQGVNSDPANIRAVAEASLKRLNIDVIDLFYQHRVDPKVPIVDVAGTMKDLIQEGKVKHFGMSEAGAATIRRAHAVQPVTALQSEYSLWWREPEQEILPTLEELGIGFVPFSPLGKGFLTGAISDKTEFDKTDFRNIVPRFSADARKANQSLVDALGTIADQKGATKAQVALAWLLAQKPWIVPIPGTTKLHRLEENLGGARVELSSADLAAIHDAISVIDVQGDRYPAQMQSMVNR; this is translated from the coding sequence ATGCAGAAGCGAGAACTAGGAAAAAGCGGTCTGGAAGTCTCGGCACTTGGATTCGGATGCATGGGCTTGAGCTTCGGTTTTGGCCCCGCAACCGAGAAGACGGAAGCCATCAAGGTCATCCGCGCCGCCTACGAGGGCGGCGTCACCTTCTTCGATACCGCCGAGGCCTACGGTCCAGGCACCAACGAAGAGCTCGTCGGGGAAGCGCTGGCCCCGTTTCGCGACAAGGTCGTCATCGCGACCAAGTTCGGCTTCCAGAACGGTGTTCCCAGCCAGGGCGTCAACAGCGATCCCGCGAACATCAGGGCTGTCGCCGAGGCCTCCCTCAAGCGGCTGAACATCGACGTCATCGACCTCTTCTACCAGCACCGCGTCGACCCCAAGGTCCCCATCGTGGATGTCGCCGGAACAATGAAGGACCTCATCCAGGAAGGCAAGGTCAAGCACTTCGGCATGTCCGAAGCAGGTGCCGCCACCATCCGCCGCGCCCACGCCGTCCAGCCCGTCACCGCCCTCCAAAGCGAATACTCCCTCTGGTGGCGCGAACCCGAGCAGGAGATCCTGCCCACCCTCGAGGAACTCGGCATCGGCTTCGTCCCCTTCAGCCCTCTCGGCAAGGGCTTCCTCACCGGCGCAATCTCCGACAAGACCGAGTTCGACAAGACCGACTTCCGCAACATCGTCCCTCGCTTCTCCGCCGATGCCCGCAAGGCGAACCAATCCCTGGTGGACGCACTCGGAACGATCGCCGACCAGAAAGGAGCGACCAAGGCCCAGGTAGCCCTCGCCTGGCTTCTCGCCCAGAAGCCCTGGATCGTTCCCATCCCCGGAACGACCAAGCTCCATCGCCTCGAAGAGAACCTCGGCGGCGCACGAGTCGAGCTAAGCTCCGCCGATCTCGCGGCCATCCATGACGCAATCTCCGTAATCGACGTGCAGGGAGACCGCTACCCAGCCCAGATGCAGAGCATGGTCAACCGCTAG
- a CDS encoding AraC family transcriptional regulator — MVKHFRVPGRLAIRMAELDVPVSAVLRRAGLPRDLFEQVRVLVTTDELFALWRAIEGVSADPLIGLKLGVETKTGRFHPMAIAALSTPNFKAAVEHMARYKKLTAPEEILSGIKGEEFSVGFRWLLAVDGEPQALTDYCFSWMLTIARHGTGTGLKPVRAEYVHARPQLRAIGRTLGCEVVDGAARNVIVFRAADATAPFVTRNAELLDLLAPQFEEQLKQYREEDSFLELVRSAVQDRLTGRRPSIDVVSDALHLSPRTLQRRLQESGSSYQRVLDEARHQMARYYLGNSGLELNETAYLLGFEDPNSFGRAFRVWEGVTPSNWRETHRAATP; from the coding sequence ATGGTGAAGCATTTTCGTGTTCCGGGACGGCTCGCGATCAGGATGGCGGAGCTTGACGTGCCGGTTTCGGCGGTGCTGCGGCGAGCGGGTCTTCCGCGGGATCTGTTTGAGCAGGTGCGGGTGCTGGTGACGACGGATGAGCTTTTTGCGTTGTGGAGGGCGATTGAAGGGGTGAGCGCGGACCCGCTGATCGGGCTGAAGCTGGGGGTTGAGACGAAGACGGGGCGGTTTCATCCGATGGCGATTGCGGCGCTGTCGACGCCGAACTTCAAGGCGGCGGTGGAGCACATGGCCCGCTACAAGAAGCTGACGGCTCCAGAGGAGATTCTTTCGGGGATCAAGGGCGAGGAGTTCAGCGTCGGCTTTCGCTGGCTGCTTGCGGTGGATGGGGAGCCGCAGGCGCTGACGGATTATTGCTTCTCGTGGATGCTGACGATCGCGCGGCATGGGACGGGAACCGGGTTGAAGCCGGTGCGGGCGGAGTATGTTCATGCTCGCCCCCAGCTAAGAGCGATTGGGCGGACGCTGGGCTGTGAGGTGGTGGATGGCGCGGCGCGGAATGTGATCGTCTTTCGGGCTGCCGATGCGACGGCACCGTTTGTGACCAGGAATGCTGAGCTGCTGGATCTGCTGGCTCCGCAGTTTGAGGAGCAGCTAAAGCAGTACAGGGAGGAAGACAGCTTTCTGGAGCTGGTGCGGTCGGCGGTTCAGGATCGGTTAACGGGGCGGCGGCCGTCGATCGATGTGGTGTCGGATGCGCTGCATTTGAGTCCGCGTACGCTGCAACGGCGGTTGCAGGAGTCGGGGTCGAGTTATCAACGGGTACTGGATGAGGCCCGTCACCAGATGGCGCGGTATTATCTCGGCAACTCGGGGCTGGAGTTGAACGAGACGGCTTACCTGCTAGGGTTCGAGGATCCGAACTCGTTTGGGAGAGCGTTCCGGGTGTGGGAGGGAGTTACTCCGAGTAACTGGCGGGAGACGCACCGGGCGGCGACTCCTTGA
- a CDS encoding lipid-binding SYLF domain-containing protein, with amino-acid sequence MRNFIASAVVAVSVLAAPMAQAQAPEKLVQRINASHAILHELMATPDKGIPLDIAASAQCVIVIPSFKKGAFIFGGEYGQGVATCRTGHGWSAPVFVQMAGASFGFQIGGQSTDLVLIGRTHQSVEHLLKDKVKLGGDASVAGGPVGRSAQASTTELANAEFLTYSRNKGLFAGIDLQGDEVNQNVKDTGALYGHDVSFEKVLNGGEPTPAVAAHFVRTVNELFRKGRAHKAK; translated from the coding sequence ATGCGTAACTTTATTGCCTCTGCTGTTGTCGCCGTCAGTGTTCTCGCCGCACCTATGGCGCAGGCACAGGCGCCGGAAAAACTGGTTCAACGCATCAACGCGTCACACGCTATTCTGCATGAGCTGATGGCTACACCGGATAAGGGTATCCCGCTCGACATCGCTGCTTCGGCGCAGTGCGTGATCGTGATTCCGAGCTTCAAGAAGGGTGCCTTTATCTTCGGCGGCGAGTATGGCCAGGGCGTGGCGACCTGCCGGACAGGCCATGGTTGGAGCGCTCCGGTATTTGTGCAGATGGCTGGAGCAAGCTTCGGCTTCCAGATCGGCGGGCAGTCGACGGACCTGGTGCTGATCGGGCGGACGCACCAGAGCGTCGAACACCTTCTGAAGGACAAGGTCAAGCTTGGTGGAGATGCTTCGGTGGCGGGCGGTCCGGTTGGGCGCAGCGCGCAGGCTTCGACGACAGAACTGGCGAATGCCGAGTTCCTGACCTACTCGCGGAACAAGGGATTGTTCGCGGGTATCGATCTGCAGGGCGATGAAGTGAACCAGAACGTGAAGGACACGGGCGCGCTTTATGGACATGATGTTTCGTTCGAGAAGGTGCTGAACGGGGGTGAGCCTACTCCCGCGGTCGCGGCGCACTTTGTGCGGACGGTGAATGAGTTGTTCCGTAAGGGACGGGCTCATAAGGCTAAGTAG
- a CDS encoding VOC family protein — MPIHLAPFLSVRNSEAALAFYKLAFAAEEIFAFHDESKGEVIAHLSLGDSSFWLSEESPEYQNYSPETLNGSTTRMIITTEDPDAVFNRAIAAGATSICPVRDESYGWRIGRLADPFGHHWEVGRPPG, encoded by the coding sequence ATGCCCATCCATCTCGCCCCATTCCTCTCCGTCCGGAACAGCGAAGCCGCCCTCGCCTTTTACAAACTAGCCTTCGCCGCCGAAGAGATCTTCGCCTTCCATGACGAAAGCAAAGGCGAAGTCATCGCCCACCTCTCCCTCGGCGACTCCTCCTTCTGGCTCTCGGAAGAATCACCCGAATACCAGAACTACAGCCCCGAAACCCTAAACGGCAGCACAACCCGCATGATCATCACCACGGAAGATCCCGACGCCGTCTTCAACCGCGCCATCGCCGCCGGAGCCACCTCCATCTGTCCCGTCCGCGACGAGTCCTACGGCTGGCGCATCGGCCGCCTCGCCGACCCCTTCGGCCACCACTGGGAGGTTGGCCGGCCCCCGGGTTAG